In the Streptomyces sp. NBC_00525 genome, one interval contains:
- a CDS encoding FAD-dependent oxidoreductase, which produces MTTRTATPRRGRDRKAAILLPAPGAPRFAAGDAPSVAVIGGGIAGLSAATLLSERGARVTLYERDDTLGGRLSGHRTLLADGSPVTMSRGFHAFFRQYYNLRGLLRRTDPGLTRLAPLPDYPLRHSGGLTDSFARVPRTPPLSALGFVALSPTFGWRDLAAMDARAALPLLDVRVPEVYERFDDVTATGFLNGVRFPEAAHHLAFEVFSRSFFADPRHLSAAELLLMFHIYFLGSAEGLLFDVPAEPFPQALWDPLADYLRGHRADIRTGTPVHRVTPGDDGAHVHTDAGTDHHRAVVLALDTGGLRGLVAASPGLGTGRWRDDVAALRTAPPFLVSRLWLDRPVRPDRPGFLGTSGYGGLDNISVLERYEGEAARWAARTGGSVVELHAYAVDPGAEHKDVQETLVDRLHRVYPETRDARIVDSRHEWRSDCPLFEPGSHRRRPTVRTPHPWLVLAGDAIRCDLPVALMERAATTGFLAANALLADRGVRGQTLWTVPRAGRSRALRALAGLRRD; this is translated from the coding sequence ATGACCACCCGCACCGCCACCCCCCGCCGGGGCCGCGACCGCAAGGCCGCCATCCTGCTGCCCGCCCCCGGCGCCCCACGCTTCGCCGCCGGTGACGCCCCGTCGGTCGCCGTCATCGGCGGCGGCATCGCCGGCCTGTCCGCAGCCACCCTGCTGTCCGAACGCGGCGCCCGCGTCACCCTCTACGAACGGGACGACACCCTCGGCGGCCGGCTCTCGGGCCACCGCACCCTGCTCGCCGACGGCTCCCCGGTGACCATGAGCCGCGGCTTCCACGCCTTCTTCCGCCAGTACTACAACCTGCGCGGCCTGTTGCGCCGTACGGACCCCGGCCTCACCCGCCTCGCCCCGCTGCCCGACTACCCCCTCCGGCACAGCGGCGGCCTGACCGACAGCTTCGCCCGCGTCCCCAGGACCCCACCCCTCAGCGCCCTCGGATTCGTCGCGCTGAGCCCCACCTTCGGCTGGCGCGACCTGGCCGCCATGGACGCCCGTGCGGCACTCCCGCTCCTCGACGTGCGCGTCCCCGAGGTGTACGAGCGGTTCGACGACGTCACCGCGACCGGCTTCCTGAACGGCGTCCGCTTCCCCGAAGCCGCCCACCACCTCGCGTTCGAGGTGTTCTCGCGCAGCTTCTTCGCCGACCCGCGCCACCTGTCCGCCGCCGAACTGCTGCTGATGTTCCACATCTACTTCCTCGGCTCGGCCGAGGGCCTGCTCTTCGACGTACCGGCCGAACCCTTCCCCCAGGCCCTCTGGGACCCGCTCGCCGACTACCTGCGGGGCCACCGCGCGGACATCCGCACCGGCACCCCCGTACACCGCGTCACCCCCGGCGACGACGGGGCCCACGTCCACACCGACGCCGGCACCGACCACCACCGGGCCGTGGTCCTCGCCCTCGACACCGGCGGCCTGCGCGGCCTCGTCGCCGCCTCACCCGGCCTCGGCACCGGCCGCTGGCGCGACGACGTCGCCGCCCTGCGCACCGCACCGCCCTTCCTCGTCTCCCGGCTCTGGCTCGACCGCCCCGTCCGCCCGGACCGGCCCGGCTTCCTCGGTACCAGCGGCTACGGCGGCCTCGACAACATCAGCGTCCTCGAACGGTACGAGGGCGAGGCCGCCCGCTGGGCCGCGCGCACCGGGGGCTCCGTCGTGGAACTCCACGCGTACGCCGTCGACCCCGGCGCCGAGCACAAGGACGTCCAGGAGACGCTCGTCGACCGGCTGCACCGCGTGTACCCGGAGACGCGCGACGCGCGGATCGTCGACAGCAGGCACGAGTGGCGCTCCGACTGCCCCCTCTTCGAGCCCGGCTCCCACCGCCGCCGCCCCACCGTACGCACCCCCCACCCCTGGCTGGTGCTCGCCGGCGACGCCATCCGCTGCGACCTGCCCGTCGCCCTCATGGAACGCGCGGCCACCACCGGCTTCCTCGCCGCGAACGCCCTGCTCGCCGACCGGGGCGTCCGGGGACAGACGCTGTGGACGGTGCCCAGGGCGGGCCGCTCCCGCGCCCTGCGGGCCCTCGCCGGGCTGCGACGCGACTGA
- a CDS encoding lycopene cyclase family protein: MTPGRAAHPGPPPAHSDVTVVGGGAAGLSLAHRLTETGAATVTVIEPPDGPLRPAERTWCYWHAGTDGLEGAVTTTWPLLRVHGADGRPVTVDPAPFTYRMLRSTDFENLVRGRLAGSDRNRLLRATADAVRSVPGGAEVRCTLPGGRTTTLRSRRAFDSRPLPALPPARTQLLQHFRGWFVRTATARFDPGIADLMDFRVPQPSHGLAFGYVLPLAPDRALVEYTEFSRRTLTTPAYESALGHYCRDVLRLGEYTVERTEQGLIPMTDARFRHRAGASVFRIGTAGGATRPATGYTFAAVQRQSRAIAAALRAGRGTVPAPHGRRALAMDAIMLRALDTGRIDGPAFFTGLFRHVPAERLLRFLDGTASLREDWGIGLRTPVRPMLATAAELPFLPRRTRPLTEAGAPHR; the protein is encoded by the coding sequence ATGACACCGGGGCGGGCCGCACACCCCGGGCCACCACCGGCACACAGCGACGTCACCGTCGTCGGCGGCGGCGCGGCCGGACTCAGCCTCGCGCACCGCCTGACGGAGACCGGCGCCGCCACCGTCACCGTGATCGAGCCCCCGGACGGGCCGCTGCGCCCCGCCGAGCGCACCTGGTGCTACTGGCACGCCGGCACCGACGGCCTGGAGGGCGCCGTCACCACGACCTGGCCCCTCCTGCGCGTGCACGGCGCGGACGGCCGCCCGGTCACCGTCGACCCGGCCCCCTTCACCTACCGCATGCTCCGCTCCACCGACTTCGAGAACCTGGTACGCGGCCGGCTGGCGGGCTCGGACCGGAACCGCCTCCTGCGGGCGACGGCCGACGCGGTACGCAGCGTGCCCGGCGGCGCGGAAGTCCGCTGCACCCTGCCCGGCGGCCGCACGACGACCCTGCGCAGCCGCCGCGCCTTCGACTCACGGCCCCTGCCGGCCCTGCCCCCCGCCCGTACCCAGCTCCTCCAGCACTTCCGCGGCTGGTTCGTCCGTACCGCCACCGCCCGCTTCGACCCCGGCATCGCCGACCTGATGGACTTCCGCGTTCCCCAGCCCTCCCACGGACTCGCCTTCGGCTACGTCCTTCCGCTGGCCCCGGACCGCGCGCTCGTGGAATACACCGAGTTCTCCCGCCGCACGCTCACCACCCCGGCGTACGAATCGGCGCTCGGGCACTACTGCCGCGACGTGCTGCGCCTCGGCGAGTACACCGTGGAGCGGACCGAACAGGGGCTGATCCCCATGACCGACGCCCGCTTCCGCCATCGCGCCGGAGCCTCCGTGTTCCGCATCGGCACCGCGGGCGGCGCCACCCGGCCGGCCACCGGATACACCTTCGCCGCCGTCCAGCGGCAGAGCCGCGCCATCGCCGCCGCCCTCCGCGCCGGACGCGGCACCGTCCCCGCACCCCACGGGCGCCGGGCGCTGGCCATGGACGCCATCATGCTCCGCGCCCTGGACACCGGACGCATCGACGGCCCCGCCTTCTTCACCGGCCTGTTCCGCCATGTCCCGGCCGAACGCCTGCTGCGCTTCCTCGACGGCACGGCCTCCCTCCGCGAGGACTGGGGCATCGGGCTGCGCACCCCCGTGCGGCCGATGCTCGCCACGGCGGCCGAACTGCCCTTCCTGCCACGCCGGACCCGGCCCCTCACCGAGGCCGGAGCACCCCACCGGTGA
- a CDS encoding cellulose binding domain-containing protein, translating into MAPSHRPPHPARGGLRPLARAAAVLAASLALLSTTAGAAPAAPRTADGADVDVRVNARASLGTLTGEARGVNTAIWDSHMNDPEVADLMKAADVGMMRYPGGSYADIYHWETHTAPGGYVAPGTGFDAFMGTVRATGAQPMLIANYGSGTPEEAAGWVRYANVTKKYGAKYWEIGNEIYGNGHYGSGWEHDDHEDKSPREYARQVRAYAAAMKAVDPTVRIGAVLTSPGEWPDGVVGTGDAADWNHTVLPAVADVIDFVSVHWYAGGGDTTADDALARLAKLPGELREVRNQIDRVAGAGSPRIKIALSEINTNTGGARLTARPNGLFAADAFMTALENGVFNVDWWNTHNGIDRITTVDGETDYGDMGMLSSGACSGEVCEPAVNTPFPPYYGMKMTGELGTAGDTMVAAESSAQDVSAHAVLRRDGRLAVMLVNKNPDSARTVALDYAGFTPAATAPGVSRYARGDSDITEVTDGDASASRVTVPPYALLTVTLEPEAGTGPAASAAGTPGTPRLEAVTDTTARLSWNGATGAARYLVQERDGSYTRVVGESTGTSVTLRNLPPGTTHTVNVLASDSSGRISGPSAPLTFTTGTPEDAACSVTYHRDTSWGNGFVTTVTISNLGDTPITGWTVDWDWPTTGQSVSSWWNATFHQTGTHVRVTAPEGAGPLAADGGSTASFGFVGANDGPNPDPAAFRLNGAVCSGG; encoded by the coding sequence ATGGCGCCATCGCACAGACCCCCGCACCCGGCTCGGGGCGGCTTGCGCCCCCTCGCGCGCGCCGCCGCCGTCCTGGCCGCCTCGCTGGCCCTGCTGTCCACCACGGCCGGCGCGGCCCCCGCCGCGCCCCGGACGGCGGACGGCGCGGACGTCGACGTCCGGGTGAACGCCCGGGCATCGCTCGGCACGCTGACCGGCGAGGCCCGCGGGGTCAACACCGCCATCTGGGACTCGCACATGAACGACCCCGAGGTGGCGGACCTGATGAAGGCGGCCGACGTCGGGATGATGCGCTACCCCGGCGGCTCGTACGCGGACATCTACCACTGGGAGACACACACCGCGCCCGGCGGATACGTCGCCCCCGGCACCGGATTCGACGCGTTCATGGGCACCGTCCGCGCCACCGGGGCGCAGCCGATGCTCATCGCCAACTACGGCTCCGGCACCCCCGAGGAGGCGGCCGGCTGGGTCAGGTACGCCAACGTCACCAAGAAGTACGGCGCGAAGTACTGGGAGATCGGCAACGAGATCTACGGCAACGGCCACTACGGCAGCGGCTGGGAGCACGACGACCACGAGGACAAGAGCCCCCGGGAGTACGCGCGCCAGGTGCGCGCCTACGCGGCGGCCATGAAGGCCGTCGACCCCACGGTCAGGATCGGCGCCGTCCTCACCAGTCCGGGCGAGTGGCCGGACGGCGTCGTCGGCACCGGCGACGCCGCCGACTGGAACCACACCGTGCTCCCCGCCGTGGCCGACGTCATCGACTTCGTGAGCGTCCACTGGTACGCCGGAGGCGGCGACACCACCGCCGACGACGCCCTGGCCCGGCTGGCCAAACTGCCCGGCGAACTGCGCGAGGTGCGCAACCAGATCGACCGGGTGGCGGGCGCGGGCTCACCCCGCATCAAGATCGCCCTCTCCGAGATCAACACCAACACCGGAGGCGCCCGCCTCACCGCCCGCCCCAACGGCCTGTTCGCCGCCGACGCGTTCATGACCGCGCTGGAGAACGGCGTGTTCAACGTCGACTGGTGGAACACCCACAACGGCATCGACCGGATCACCACCGTCGACGGCGAGACCGACTACGGCGACATGGGCATGCTCTCCAGCGGCGCCTGCTCCGGCGAGGTGTGCGAACCGGCGGTCAACACCCCCTTCCCTCCCTACTACGGGATGAAGATGACCGGCGAACTCGGCACCGCGGGCGACACCATGGTCGCCGCCGAGTCCTCCGCGCAGGACGTCTCCGCCCACGCCGTGCTCCGCCGCGACGGACGGCTCGCCGTCATGCTCGTCAACAAGAACCCCGACTCCGCGCGCACCGTGGCCCTCGACTACGCGGGCTTCACCCCCGCCGCCACCGCGCCCGGGGTCAGCCGCTACGCCCGCGGCGACAGCGACATCACCGAGGTCACCGACGGCGACGCGTCCGCCTCCCGGGTCACCGTGCCCCCGTACGCCTTGCTCACCGTCACCCTCGAACCGGAGGCCGGAACAGGACCGGCCGCCTCCGCCGCCGGCACACCCGGCACGCCCCGGCTGGAGGCCGTCACCGACACCACCGCGCGGCTGTCCTGGAACGGCGCGACAGGCGCCGCCCGCTACCTCGTCCAGGAACGCGACGGCTCGTACACCCGCGTCGTCGGCGAGAGCACCGGCACCTCCGTGACCCTGCGCAACCTGCCGCCCGGCACCACCCACACCGTCAACGTGCTGGCCTCCGACTCCTCGGGGCGGATCTCCGGCCCCTCCGCGCCCCTCACCTTCACCACCGGGACGCCCGAGGACGCGGCCTGCTCGGTGACCTACCACCGTGACACGAGCTGGGGCAACGGCTTCGTGACCACGGTGACCATCAGCAACCTCGGGGACACCCCGATCACCGGCTGGACGGTGGACTGGGACTGGCCGACCACGGGCCAGTCGGTGTCCTCCTGGTGGAACGCCACGTTCCACCAGACCGGCACCCATGTCCGCGTGACCGCCCCCGAAGGCGCGGGACCGCTGGCGGCGGACGGCGGCTCGACCGCCTCCTTCGGGTTCGTCGGCGCCAACGACGGGCCCAACCCCGACCCGGCGGCCTTCCGCCTGAACGGCGCCGTCTGCTCCGGCGGCTGA
- a CDS encoding polyprenyl synthetase family protein — translation MRPQAMRAGALDLADLRELIDTALAAFLCSPSSRVPTQRRRVGGGRDPDRTLASYVLAPGERVGPLLCLLGWYAAGGGRDGKGEEAAVRLAASLELLHAFTLIHDDIADENDGRRGAPGAHRAFAVRHRERAAPDTSGRNSAVLLGDLALVRCDEMLHSAGFTHRQYRVLLPLVDTLRNEVVLGQYLDARTAGPPGADVALASRVVRLRTARYAVERPLRLGAVLAGAGARTLEACSAYALPLGEAFRLRDDLRGTFGDPAVTGQPVAEDLRSGRATVLMALAVRRASRSQARLLRRFVGDPDLDARGAAAVRRVLEETGARETVEKMITARYEAALAALERAPFVPRAADALRRVAADAAARPV, via the coding sequence ATGCGTCCGCAGGCCATGAGGGCCGGTGCGCTCGATCTCGCCGATCTGCGCGAGCTGATCGACACCGCACTCGCCGCCTTCCTGTGCAGCCCCTCGTCCCGCGTCCCCACCCAGCGCCGTCGCGTGGGCGGCGGGCGCGATCCCGACCGTACACTCGCCTCCTACGTGCTCGCCCCCGGCGAGCGCGTAGGACCGCTGCTCTGTCTTCTCGGCTGGTACGCCGCCGGCGGCGGCCGCGACGGCAAGGGCGAGGAGGCCGCCGTCCGGCTAGCCGCGTCCCTGGAGCTGTTGCACGCGTTCACCCTGATCCACGACGACATCGCGGACGAGAACGACGGCCGCCGGGGAGCGCCCGGCGCGCACCGGGCGTTCGCCGTCCGCCACCGGGAGCGCGCCGCCCCGGACACGTCCGGCCGGAACTCCGCCGTGCTGCTGGGCGATCTGGCGCTCGTACGGTGCGACGAGATGCTGCACTCCGCAGGGTTCACGCACCGTCAGTACCGGGTGCTGCTGCCGCTGGTCGACACCCTGCGCAACGAGGTCGTGCTCGGCCAGTACCTGGATGCGCGCACCGCGGGGCCGCCCGGTGCGGATGTCGCCCTCGCCTCCCGCGTGGTCCGGCTGAGGACGGCCCGGTACGCCGTCGAGCGGCCGCTGCGTCTGGGCGCGGTGCTCGCCGGGGCGGGCGCCAGGACGCTGGAGGCGTGTTCGGCGTACGCGCTGCCTCTGGGCGAGGCGTTCCGGCTCCGCGACGACCTGCGCGGGACCTTCGGTGACCCGGCCGTCACCGGGCAGCCGGTCGCGGAGGACCTGCGGTCGGGCAGGGCGACCGTGCTCATGGCGCTGGCCGTCCGCAGGGCGTCGCGGTCGCAGGCCCGGCTGCTGCGCAGGTTCGTCGGGGACCCGGACCTGGACGCACGGGGGGCGGCGGCGGTGCGCCGGGTCCTGGAGGAGACGGGCGCCCGCGAGACCGTCGAGAAGATGATCACTGCCCGCTACGAGGCGGCCCTCGCGGCCCTGGAACGGGCGCCGTTCGTCCCCCGCGCGGCGGACGCCCTGCGCCGCGTCGCCGCCGACGCGGCCGCCCGCCCGGTATGA
- a CDS encoding geranylgeranyl reductase family protein, with the protein MSSEPAAPAPHEREVPAMTPHSSSVRRPVVWDVIVVGAGPAGATAARVAAQRGRRTLLLERASIPRYKTCGGGLIGASLAALPRGLPLNVRDTADRFTFTLNGRAEHTLDCRTPTCAMVYRSEFDAALTEAAATAGARVDDCTAVTSLEHEGDTVTVRTGRGDTLRARAVVGADGSAGRVSRYVGVRCAQVDLALEVEVPVGGAAAARWQGRALMEWGPLPGSFGWVFPKGDVCTAGVVAARGNPAALRAYKEDFLSRQGLTGSQPLHDTGHLTRCRRPDSPLARGRVLVAGDAAALMDHWSREGISYALGSGELAGRAAARLVDVGRERVDAVTAAYGRQVVQTLGAEMRASSALMDLFSRNPRLVHTVLTRLPPAWRRLDSYIAGDTSVADIMATPFLGTATTLATRLSPHRRG; encoded by the coding sequence GTGAGCAGCGAGCCCGCCGCCCCCGCCCCGCACGAGCGCGAGGTGCCCGCCATGACTCCTCACTCTTCTTCCGTCCGCCGGCCCGTGGTCTGGGACGTGATCGTCGTCGGCGCCGGGCCGGCCGGTGCCACGGCCGCCCGGGTCGCCGCGCAGCGCGGCCGCAGGACGCTCCTGCTGGAACGTGCCTCGATCCCCCGCTACAAGACCTGCGGGGGCGGCCTCATCGGGGCCTCCCTCGCCGCGCTGCCGCGCGGCCTGCCGCTGAACGTCCGGGACACGGCCGACCGGTTCACCTTCACCCTCAACGGCCGCGCCGAACACACCCTCGACTGCCGCACCCCGACCTGCGCCATGGTGTACCGCAGCGAATTCGACGCCGCGCTGACCGAGGCCGCCGCGACGGCGGGGGCCCGGGTGGACGACTGCACCGCGGTCACCTCGCTGGAGCACGAGGGCGACACGGTCACGGTCCGGACCGGGCGCGGCGACACCCTGCGGGCGCGGGCCGTCGTCGGCGCGGACGGCAGTGCCGGCCGGGTCTCCCGGTACGTCGGCGTGCGGTGCGCCCAGGTCGACCTCGCGCTGGAGGTGGAGGTGCCGGTGGGCGGCGCGGCGGCCGCCCGGTGGCAGGGTCGGGCGCTGATGGAGTGGGGTCCGCTGCCGGGCTCCTTCGGCTGGGTGTTCCCGAAGGGGGACGTGTGCACCGCCGGAGTGGTCGCGGCGCGCGGGAACCCGGCCGCGCTGCGCGCGTACAAGGAGGACTTCCTGAGCCGTCAGGGTCTGACCGGCTCCCAGCCGCTCCACGACACCGGGCATCTGACACGGTGCCGCCGCCCGGACTCACCGCTGGCCCGGGGCCGGGTGCTCGTCGCGGGCGACGCCGCCGCCCTCATGGACCACTGGTCGCGGGAGGGCATCTCGTACGCGCTGGGTTCGGGCGAGCTGGCCGGGCGGGCCGCCGCCCGGCTCGTGGACGTCGGCCGGGAGCGGGTGGACGCCGTCACCGCTGCCTACGGGCGGCAGGTCGTACAGACCCTGGGCGCCGAGATGCGGGCCAGCAGCGCCCTGATGGACCTGTTCAGCCGCAACCCACGGCTCGTGCACACGGTCCTGACCCGGCTGCCCCCGGCCTGGCGCCGGCTGGACTCCTACATCGCGGGGGACACGAGCGTCGCCGACATCATGGCCACCCCGTTCCTCGGCACGGCCACCACCCTCGCGACCCGCCTCTCCCCGCACCGGCGCGGGTGA
- a CDS encoding TetR/AcrR family transcriptional regulator C-terminal domain-containing protein yields MEEKRTETGPPSARSRDRGRATKRRLIEAAARLCEERPGTEVSVAEIASAAGAFPNQVTYYFGSKDSLLVHAAFLGLLHDTRRVERVGRQAPDAAAFRRNIARAVLAMRSLPSVARALATGIARPELAPVVDQHLQLLFRQSERFVGRLAEARGWRTRRPLSAEVRTFWSTALGAVLLVRAGAHGTSADLDLAGSLTLHDGPDPAGPS; encoded by the coding sequence GTGGAGGAGAAGCGAACCGAGACGGGACCGCCGTCCGCACGCTCGCGCGACCGTGGTCGCGCGACGAAACGCCGCCTGATCGAAGCGGCCGCGCGGCTCTGCGAGGAGCGGCCCGGCACCGAGGTGAGCGTCGCGGAGATCGCGAGCGCGGCCGGAGCGTTCCCCAACCAGGTGACGTACTACTTCGGCTCCAAGGACTCGCTCCTCGTGCACGCCGCCTTCCTCGGCCTGCTCCACGACACCCGCCGCGTCGAGCGCGTCGGCCGCCAGGCCCCGGACGCGGCGGCCTTCCGGCGCAACATCGCCCGCGCCGTCCTGGCCATGCGCTCACTGCCCTCCGTCGCGCGGGCGCTCGCCACCGGGATCGCCCGGCCCGAACTCGCCCCTGTGGTCGACCAGCACCTCCAGCTGCTGTTCCGGCAGTCCGAGCGCTTCGTGGGCCGACTCGCCGAAGCGCGCGGCTGGCGCACCCGCCGCCCGCTCTCCGCCGAGGTGAGGACGTTCTGGAGCACCGCGCTCGGGGCGGTCCTGCTCGTCCGCGCCGGTGCTCACGGCACCTCCGCCGACCTCGACCTCGCCGGCTCGCTGACCCTCCACGACGGCCCGGACCCGGCCGGGCCGTCGTGA
- a CDS encoding beta-ketoacyl-[acyl-carrier-protein] synthase family protein → MDGNEVVVTGMGAITPLGGDVATAWEALLAGESGIRALAPAGREDSGLVGTTAGTMAADPAASLPPVRARRLDRAQQAALVAAAEAWADAGAPEVDPDRLASAIGTGIGGVGTLLREDDVLERSGTRRVSPRTVPMLMPNAAAALISIEYGARAGSYTPVSACSSGAEAVALGTRLIRAGEADVVIAGGAEAAITPVTVAGFVQAQALSRHPGDPASASRPFAADRSGFVLSEGAAVLVLESAAHAAARGARVRAVLAGAGITADAHHITAPAPDGSGQVSAMRKALARAGIAPGGIGHVNAHATGTPVGDAAEARAIRKVFGHAAVTAPKASLGHLFGAAGAVEAVVAVLSVEHGVIPPTRNLAAAGVGPDIGLDVVAERRDTPQRAVLSNSFGFGGQNVSLVVAAAR, encoded by the coding sequence ATGGACGGCAACGAGGTCGTCGTGACCGGAATGGGCGCGATCACCCCCCTGGGCGGGGATGTGGCGACCGCCTGGGAGGCGCTGCTGGCCGGCGAGTCGGGCATCCGGGCCCTGGCACCGGCCGGCCGTGAGGACAGCGGCCTCGTGGGCACGACCGCCGGGACGATGGCCGCCGACCCCGCCGCCTCGCTGCCGCCGGTACGGGCCAGGCGGCTCGACCGCGCCCAGCAGGCGGCGCTCGTCGCGGCGGCCGAGGCCTGGGCCGACGCGGGCGCGCCCGAGGTGGACCCGGACCGGCTCGCATCCGCGATCGGGACGGGCATCGGGGGTGTGGGGACGCTGCTGCGGGAGGACGACGTCCTGGAGCGGTCCGGCACCCGGCGGGTCTCCCCCCGTACGGTCCCGATGCTCATGCCCAACGCGGCGGCGGCCCTGATCAGCATCGAGTACGGGGCACGGGCCGGGTCCTACACCCCCGTCTCCGCCTGTTCGTCCGGGGCCGAGGCCGTCGCCCTGGGGACCCGGCTCATCCGGGCGGGCGAGGCGGACGTGGTCATCGCGGGTGGCGCGGAGGCGGCGATCACGCCCGTCACCGTGGCCGGATTCGTCCAGGCGCAGGCGCTGTCCCGGCACCCGGGTGATCCGGCCTCGGCCTCCCGACCGTTCGCCGCGGACCGCAGCGGGTTCGTGCTGAGCGAGGGCGCCGCCGTCCTGGTCCTGGAGAGCGCCGCGCACGCCGCCGCGCGCGGTGCCCGCGTCCGCGCGGTGCTCGCCGGAGCGGGCATCACCGCCGACGCCCACCACATCACCGCGCCCGCGCCGGACGGTTCCGGCCAGGTCTCCGCGATGCGCAAGGCCCTTGCCCGTGCCGGGATCGCGCCCGGCGGGATCGGCCACGTCAACGCCCACGCCACCGGAACGCCGGTCGGCGACGCCGCCGAGGCGCGCGCGATCCGAAAGGTCTTCGGGCACGCCGCCGTGACCGCACCCAAGGCCTCGCTCGGACACCTCTTCGGCGCGGCGGGTGCCGTCGAGGCCGTCGTCGCTGTCCTCAGCGTGGAGCACGGCGTCATCCCGCCGACGCGCAACCTGGCCGCGGCCGGCGTCGGCCCGGACATCGGCCTGGACGTGGTGGCGGAGCGGCGGGACACGCCTCAGCGGGCGGTGCTCAGCAACTCGTTCGGCTTCGGCGGGCAGAACGTGTCGCTCGTGGTCGCGGCCGCGCGGTGA
- a CDS encoding VOC family protein — MKIHLTSIFVDDQAKAERFYTEILGFVKKYDVPVGGGARWLTVVGPDDPDGTQLLLEPAGHPAVAPYRDALVRDGIPLAQFAVDDVEAEYERLRGLGVDFLQGPTEMGAVTTAVFDDTCGNLIQIATEPS, encoded by the coding sequence GTGAAAATTCACCTGACCAGCATCTTCGTCGACGACCAGGCCAAGGCCGAGCGCTTCTACACCGAGATCCTCGGCTTCGTGAAGAAGTACGACGTGCCGGTGGGCGGCGGGGCCCGCTGGTTGACCGTCGTCGGACCCGACGACCCCGACGGGACGCAACTCCTCCTGGAGCCCGCCGGCCACCCGGCCGTCGCCCCCTACCGCGACGCGCTCGTCAGGGACGGCATCCCGCTCGCCCAGTTCGCCGTCGACGATGTGGAGGCGGAGTACGAGCGGCTGCGCGGCCTCGGCGTGGACTTCCTCCAGGGGCCCACGGAGATGGGCGCGGTTACCACCGCCGTCTTCGACGACACCTGCGGCAACCTGATCCAGATCGCCACCGAGCCGAGCTGA
- a CDS encoding serine hydrolase domain-containing protein, with amino-acid sequence MKKALDRAALDAAVDHVHRAGQPGIFAEVRAGDQVWRGAAGVADLATGRPADAGLRHRVGSVTKTFTAAAVMRQAEHGRIALDAPVGRYLPELVPGERGEAITVRMLLNHTSGLAEYLPYIYPSLKPFPVLADTRPQSMDDHRFTRFDAVELIRLGVAAPPAGAPGGAPGLYSNTNYLLLGELLARVSGTTAEECITRDVIERAGLPDTVFPTGPEVEGPHARLYEAWFGMIDPPRDYSVFDMSWVGPAASLISTVADLNLFYAQLLAAKIVSASSLEQMRRTGPVLSQEGRIIPYGLGLHPAGEPGQDTFWGHGGTVWGGGTLAMTRADGERHVVVAVNMQRWNTLDASGRPRPHPIDHALASLYRVAMYG; translated from the coding sequence ATGAAGAAGGCACTGGACCGCGCGGCACTGGACGCGGCCGTCGACCACGTACACCGCGCCGGGCAACCGGGGATCTTTGCCGAGGTCCGGGCCGGTGACCAGGTCTGGCGCGGTGCGGCCGGAGTCGCCGACCTCGCCACCGGCCGCCCGGCCGACGCCGGTTTGCGCCACCGCGTCGGCAGCGTCACCAAGACGTTCACCGCCGCGGCGGTCATGCGCCAGGCCGAGCACGGCAGGATCGCACTCGACGCCCCGGTCGGCCGCTACCTCCCGGAACTGGTGCCGGGGGAGCGGGGTGAGGCGATCACGGTGCGGATGCTGCTCAACCACACGAGTGGCCTCGCCGAGTACCTCCCGTACATCTACCCGTCCCTGAAGCCGTTCCCCGTACTGGCCGACACCCGGCCGCAGAGCATGGACGACCACCGGTTCACGCGCTTCGACGCCGTGGAGCTGATCCGGCTGGGCGTCGCCGCACCGCCGGCGGGCGCCCCGGGCGGCGCGCCCGGCCTTTACTCCAACACCAACTACCTGCTTCTGGGCGAGCTCCTCGCCCGGGTCAGCGGCACCACCGCCGAGGAGTGCATCACCCGCGACGTCATCGAGCGCGCCGGGCTCCCGGACACCGTCTTCCCCACCGGGCCGGAGGTCGAGGGCCCGCACGCACGGCTCTACGAGGCATGGTTCGGCATGATCGATCCGCCCCGCGACTACAGTGTCTTCGACATGTCGTGGGTCGGGCCGGCCGCGTCCCTGATATCGACCGTCGCGGACCTCAACCTCTTCTACGCGCAGCTGCTGGCCGCAAAGATCGTCAGCGCGTCGTCGCTGGAGCAGATGCGGCGTACCGGTCCGGTCCTCTCGCAGGAGGGCCGGATCATCCCGTACGGCCTCGGACTGCACCCGGCCGGGGAACCCGGTCAGGACACCTTCTGGGGCCACGGTGGCACGGTCTGGGGCGGCGGCACCCTGGCCATGACCCGCGCGGACGGCGAGCGGCACGTGGTGGTCGCGGTGAACATGCAGAGGTGGAACACTCTCGACGCCTCCGGCAGACCGCGGCCCCACCCCATCGACCATGCACTGGCATCGCTGTACCGCGTGGCGATGTACGGCTGA